In Macrobrachium nipponense isolate FS-2020 chromosome 13, ASM1510439v2, whole genome shotgun sequence, the DNA window CAGGCAacagatttatttcatttatttacaggaCCTCCATTTCAGGGAAAATGACGCCACCGATGACCTTTGCCGTGTCATACACGTTTGTTCGAAAATCATTGATCAGGGAAAGTAGAGTAATGGGCACTTTACCGTTTCATTTGGTTTGGAAACTTTTTCATAAGTATATTAATACTATAACTGAATTTTCTTCTCTTTCGATGGACAGCCTTTCTTCAACTTGTGACGTTATTGCAAATTGATTTCCTTCAATCCTGTTTCACTCCaattaatttttaccattttcattgcCGCTTTTCCCAAGAtgtaaatctttatttttctctttatatatatatatatatatatatatatatatatatatatatatatatatatatataaaataatcaagcggcacatctctctctctctctctctctctctctctctctctctctctctctctctctctctctcaaaagttgaCGCTGAAAGTGGTGAGAGATATGAGTATTTTGTTTATGCTtccaagaaaatagaaaatttggGTGCTTTCTTTATATATCCTGCCTTAGGCAGTTTCTTATTGTCCCTTCATCAAGCAGCATTCTTGTGGTACAGACGTGATCATCTTTACAAACAGCAGTTAAAACAAGCACAGAGATTAATACTGAGACTAGAAATTATTATCCCTCAGAATGTTTGGCAAATACGAGATTTGATAAACAGTAAAATAGTAATGCTGATATTCCCAAACTCACTTAAAAAGAATGTTGTTGTTCCAGCAGTCTCCATGGCATATAGTGCTATACCTCTCGCTTTGCATGCCAGTAGAAAAAGCATCTTCTAACTCCATCTTGAAGGGTTTCAGCCATTCAATGGCCTTCTCGTAGCCACCAACTTTTTCCAGCATCATGATACCAGTGTCGACATTAGCTTCAAACAATGGTAGAAACACGTCCTTGGCGTTAGGAAAAAAGTTGAACAAATCTAGAGCAAGGAAGTCATATTTCTCAGAAGCAGGCCTCCCTTCCAAAAACTTATTCCTGAGGAGGTAAGATGCCCCGTGCAGTCTAGCAAGCTCTGCCAAAACAAGAGCGCAGTGGTCCTTGCTCATGCCTTTCCTCCTGTCAAACATCTTGAAACCTCTCGCTCTTAAGTCTTCGAAATAAATCTGCTCTTTCCCTTCTTCCAGTAGGACAAGAAAACACCTGGGAAAGCGTAGACGTTTTTGACCTGCAGCAGTTAGTGCTTCGTTCAACACGGGAACAAGTTGTTCATAAAATTTCCCTTCCTTTGTGAACAGGAATGGTGTCATGTCTGGGAACCCTTCCATCTTCCTTTGTGCATTGAGCTTCACTATGTAAGTCACTTCGCAATCCTCTCCATTCCCTTTAGAAAACTTGACTTCGACGCTTGTCACGAAACAGGCATAGTTGTCTCCTGGTTTGGTGAAGTCAACTACCTTCCAAGATTTCAAGAGGACATCGCTTCCCTTGTCCGTCTCAAGGACTTTCTTCACGCTTTCTTCAGCTATCAGGCTCTGTGGTACGACAGTCTTGTCACTGGCCGCCACTGGAAAATTATCAAGaaaatcataactaaaaaaaataggcaTAATTATATGGGCACAAATTAAGGACTGCACAAATTATGATTTGCTTAaatatttgccttttttattaGCATTACTCACTAATTCTTgtgatattctttatttcctacctAAACTTTACTTATAACCACACCTGATTTCGAGAATTACTTAATTGCAGtacattaattaatttcattttaccgTTTAGTGTTTAATGGTACTCTAAACTATCAAAATAAGACCAAAAAAAGTacatattatatgttattatatcaaaATTTGCTCTCAGGTTAAAACTAGacacaagaaaatatttttagtgaTCATTTCATTCTACAAAACAATGGTAAGTAAGAAACGGCCAAAACTAGATTTAATATCGGaccattataaacaaaacaaaagaagtaTAGGTACGCTTAGTACGAAACAACGACTGAACATTATCTTAGAAGTTATTTAGGCAAAGGCCAGTAGATCATTGTTCCTAGTGGATGAGAAGTCGAAGATAAAGTCGTTGGTGATTGTGTTCACCTGTAATGTAATACTGTATTTACGAGTATAATATTCTGTAGGCATCGGTTCGAGATAACCATCTGTTGATGAATGCAGATGATTATGAATCCCCTTTGCTTTCGCCATTTAACTATATATCCATTAAAGTGCAAGCCCCACAGaatctcctactctctctctctctctctctctctcatacgcttCCCACGCATTCTCTTGTTTTCTTCTCTTGTGCTGCCCTCTTCCATATTTTGCAGATAATAAAACGAGTCGACACGCGCAATTCCTCCTCACACATGCACAGCGGGCTGCTCCCCCTTGCTAACGGGCCCACGTGCCCCACGTGGCCAGCATTGGACCCTTACCTGACGCCCTTGGAGAAGTACCTTCCTTCGTCTACGCATTTATGAAGCCATATCTTTCCCCCCTTTCTCGTTACCGTAGCATTTGAGTcgtaattcattcattctttgccCTCTGAGGAATCTTAAGAAAGTAGGATTTATGTTAAGCTCATATCCAACCCCTTGGTGTATCGCACACGTCTGTGTTGCAGGTATATTTTCAGATCCGTGCTGTGAGGTGGATTTTTCCTATCCTTGATAGCTCTGGGCCTATAGGTGTGTTGAAAATCAACCCACGTGTTCCTGAACACGTGTTCATTGCTCCAAGCAATTGGGTCATTAGCACCATTGCTGGTGCCCTGAATTAGCATATTAACATTAGGTGTAAATATTTCCCCTTTGAATTCATCTCTTAAGGTTTCCTTATGATTTTCCCTTGAATGTTATCTAGCCCTCAGCTAACATCTTGTTTTCTATTTGTGATTAAGCACTCGACTGGGCTTCTTCTTTGTAGTAGCCAGAGTAAATAAGCCCGTTGCTCAGCCCATCGAGTCTTAATTTACAAAAGTGGCGACTTTTACCAGAATTTTATCAGTAAAATATCAATACTAGAGTTGATTTCATGAGAGAAAAACGAACCTGAAATCCCAGCGCCATGAGCCCATCAGAgcaaaaggaaggaagagaaacCCCACAACAAGGTAAGAGTATCTTTTTCAAGTTTAGGTATTTAAGGCCCGGTCACACCGCCCGAACGTTGCTGGAGCGTTCCTTGAATGGTAGGGAGGTGGACCAAATGCTCATCACCGctcacaaaatggaaaaaaaaaatcgaaaacacGGGCGATGACCTAGCGGACCCAAGCGTCCACGAACTTGCGTCAAGTGGTGCCAAACTTTCATTGGGCATTGGTGGAGCGGGGGTGAACTTTGCCGGGGCGGAAAATTGTCCCCTTCTCACCGCTCGCAATATTTTGTGCAGCTCAAAACTTTCAGAGCGGTAAGGCCCGGTCACACCGCCCGAACGTTGCTGGAGCGTCCCTGGAGCGGTGAAAATAATTCATCACCGCTTGTAACCGTTCACCGCCGTTAAACATAAGTTAGCCCCGTTAAAGCAAAGCTGTGTATGCTCGGCCACCGCTGATGTTTCTTGAGGGGCCCTCCTACTGCTCCGAAAGTTTTGAGCTGCACAAAATATTGCGAGCGgtgagaaggggaaaattttccGCCCCGGCAAAGTTCACCCCCGCTCCACCAACGCCCAATCAAAGTTTGGCACCGGTAGTCACAAGTTCGTGGACGCTTAGGTACGCTAGGCCAACGCCCgtgttttcgattttttttttccattttgtgagCGGTGACGAGCGTTTGGTCCACCTCCCTACCATTCAAGGAACGCTCCAGCAATGTTCGGGCGGTGTGACTGGGCCTGTAGGAGGGCCCCTTGAGAAACATCAGCGGTGGCCAAGCGTATACGGCGTTGCTTTAATGGGAGCCAACTTATGTTTAATGGTGGTGAACGGTTACGAGCGGTGATGAATTTTTTTCACCGATCCAGGGACGCTCCAGCAACGTTCAGGCGGTGTGACCGGGCCTTTATTGTTAGGGCAAACCAATTGTGACTGCCACTTTTTTTAGCTAGAAATAGGAAGGCTAGAATTGCGTGCATGCCATATttagctacgagagagagaagttccGCTCACTAACCATTAGTTTTCTGTGCCATGCATGAAGCAAGGTAGCTAGGAAAAGTGTTATAATTAACAAAGAACAGCGCCAGGTTCCCTTCTTGCGAAAAATAAATCGCTTAAAATCTCATGTCGCAAGAACATTCCATTAGTTAGGACTACGGTTGCTCCGAGTTGGTTTTACTTTAGCTAGCAAATACAAGTTTGCAGCGTTTAATATTCACCAAgcaagttattctctc includes these proteins:
- the LOC135225831 gene encoding uncharacterized protein LOC135225831 isoform X1, coding for MAASDKTVVPQSLIAEESVKKVLETDKGSDVLLKSWKVVDFTKPGDNYACFVTSVEVKFSKGNGEDCEVTYIVKLNAQRKMEGFPDMTPFLFTKEGKFYEQLVPVLNEALTAAGQKRLRFPRCFLVLLEEGKEQIYFEDLRARGFKMFDRRKGMSKDHCALVLAELARLHGASYLLRNKFLEGRPASEKYDFLALDLFNFFPNAKDVFLPLFEANVDTGIMMLEKVGGYEKAIEWLKPFKMELEDAFSTGMQSERYSTICHGDCWNNNILFKYDDEGRPVDLMLVDLQICREVSLACDLNYFLYTSVTGDVRRPNIDHFMSIYHSTYKGVLEAGGLPMYFNQEELLEEFRGKNKTGLAFALTVIPALLMEPDDVPELSERDLNELMQELRMITLNKLNTHPLCKPRYLSIFDEFMEIGLIS
- the LOC135225831 gene encoding uncharacterized protein LOC135225831 isoform X2 — protein: MEGFPDMTPFLFTKEGKFYEQLVPVLNEALTAAGQKRLRFPRCFLVLLEEGKEQIYFEDLRARGFKMFDRRKGMSKDHCALVLAELARLHGASYLLRNKFLEGRPASEKYDFLALDLFNFFPNAKDVFLPLFEANVDTGIMMLEKVGGYEKAIEWLKPFKMELEDAFSTGMQSERYSTICHGDCWNNNILFKYDDEGRPVDLMLVDLQICREVSLACDLNYFLYTSVTGDVRRPNIDHFMSIYHSTYKGVLEAGGLPMYFNQEELLEEFRGKNKTGLAFALTVIPALLMEPDDVPELSERDLNELMQELRMITLNKLNTHPLCKPRYLSIFDEFMEIGLIS